In Candidatus Aminicenantes bacterium, the DNA window ACACCAACGTGACCACGCCCGTTCAATACGCCGCGGTCACGGCCTACGCACGCAACGTGGAGATCGAGGCCTATTTCGTTATGACGCGACGTATCCATCGCATGATGGGAACATGGTTGAGCCGGGAGTTCAACAAAATAGAAGGCATTCACGCTTCCTCTCCCCACGGCGGTTTTTACTTTTTCATTGATCTCAACGATCTGGCTCCCCGGCTGCGCGCCCAGGGAGTCGATACATCCAACGCCCTGGGCCGCTCTCTGCTTGCCCATCCCTATCATATCGCCACGGTCACCGGCGACGCCTGCATGCTGCCCCCTGACCATTTCGGTGGCCGTGTGGCGTTCGTGGATTACGACGGCGCCGCCGCCCTGGAAAAATTCAAAGCAAACCCTCCCGAAAACGGCAAAGAAGGGGCGTTTGTGCGCGCGGCGGCACCGCGCATGGCGCGGGCCGTGGACATGCTGCGCCGGTACGCCGACGACCTGAGGGCGGGGAAGTTGCAACACGGCGACCTGCAACATTGATCTTGCACGAAAGGGGTCGGTGCTGTACAGTATGACATTGGGCTCCGGTAACCGGATTGAATCGGCTTAGCGATACTCTTCCGGAACCTCGATATCAGTCCGCGGTGAAAACACAAAATCCCCCACCTGGAGACGCGAAAAGATCACGGCCGGTAACCCAATCACCAGGCTTCAACAACCCCGTCACATCTCCTCAAGACCTGCATCACCGCGCTGAGGAGCGAGAGGCGATGGGACTGTCTCCCGCCTTCCTGTCACCTGTCACCTTCACCACACACACCTCGGCGCCGGCTCGATCATCGGCACGCTCCTTCAATCACCCGATCCATTTCAACTACCATCCCCCATTCTTTCCAAAAAGTGTTATTTAATCGGGCTGTTGCCAAAACAGGCAAGAAAGGCTTGACACCATTCTTCTACCAAACTCAATTTTTCAATTCTTTGTTTAATGTTGAGACGCGACCCCTATTTTGCTTTTTTGCTCTATTTTGCTTCCGGAAAAACAATCGGGCAAGAGTGATTGGCGACCAGGTTTCCGATCAAAGCTCCGTTGCGCATTGATTCAGAATGGTGATGTAGCCCTGATAGCCGAAGACCCGATTGCGCTTTTTCCCCGTCAATTCGCGGACGATACCAAGGTCAATCAGGGCGTTTACAGCTTTGGTCACAGTGGGTGCGGAAAGGCCCGTCTGTTTCGAGACTTCACTGATTGTCAGCAGGGGCCGTCGACACAATTGGTTGAACACCCTCAAGGTGCTGGACGCCTGCCCACCGGCTTTCCGAATGCTGCCCCGATCACGTTGAAACAGGCTCTCCAGTTTATGCGCCGTATTTACAGCGTTATGTGCGGTTCTTTCTATACCCTCCAGAAAAAAGTTCAGCCACCCCTCCCATTCCCCCCGGCTGCGGACCTGATCCAGGCGGTGGAAATACTCATCCCGGTTCTGCTTGAAATACAAGCTGGGATAGAGCAGCGGTTCGGCCAGAACACCTTCTTGGTGCAGGATGAAGGATATCAGCAGGCGCCCGATTCGGCCGTTTCCGTCCAGGAAGGGGTGAATGGTCTCGAATTGCACATGGGCCAAAGCGGCCTTAACCAGGGTGCCGAAGGGCAGATCATCCGCATGCAGGAAGCGTTCAAATTCTGCCATGCATGCTTCCACCCGGTCGGGCGGCGGCGGCACGAAATGGGCTTTCCCCGGACGAATACCGCCGATCCAGTTCTGGGATCGGCGGAATTCCCCGGGAGATTTCGAGCTTCCCCTGCCTCCGGCCAACATTTTTACATGCATTTCACGCAACACCCGGTTGCACAGGGGCAGCCCATTCTTCAGCAGTTGCATGCCGTGGGTCATGGCGGCCACGTAATTGGAAACTTCCGCGACGTCGTTCAGGGGTACACCCGGGGCGGCATTCAGTTCAAACAGCATCAATTGTTCCAGGGAAGACTGGGTGCCTTCGATCTGGGAGGACATGACAGCTTCGTGGCGAACGTAGGTATACAGGAAGATGCCCGGTTCCGGCAAAAGCGAGGTGATGCTGTCCAATCGGCCCAGGGCCAAGTGAGCCTTTTCCAGTTTTTTGTTCAATGAACCCGACAGGTCCAGAGGCGGTTGCGGCGGCAGGGGAAACGGCACGAATGCCCGCACTTCTTCACCGCCAACCCTGGATACCACGTACTCTCCCGACATTCCCCGCGCCATGATGCGCCCTCCCGGAACTTTTTCTCGAGTCTAATTAAAGTATAGCGCACTTTTCTTTATTAAGAAACTTCGTTATTAAAATAATCAGACGCTTTCTTTAATAAGAACCTCGCCAATTAAAGCAAACCGAACTTCTCTTTAACAAGTAGCCACGGAATTAGCAAAAAGACAAAAGGTGACAGGAGACAGAAGATAACGGGCCAATCATTACATCTCATAGAGACCCCCATCACATCCCCTCGACGCCCTCATCACGAATAATCCTCCGCCCAGCCCGGAACCTGCCGCGCAAGACTTAACCCCGATCTCGTTTATTATTCTGGTTTTTTTGACATTTGAAATGTGTAAACCTACACGCTATTCATGCAGAGAGCGATCCCACCTTCTTCCTTCTTCTTGCACTTTGACAATCACCTCCCAAATGCCTGTAGTTTATTCAATAACCAAGCCTGCTGCAAAGGAGAATCATATGGGCCTGTTCCGGAAAAATTCCGGTGAATCCGATGCATCCGCCAAAAACGACCCCGATCACCGTTTTCTGCCGCCGGGCGTACCTGAAAACATGGAAGTGACGGTCATGCAGATGCCGTATTACCAGTATACCCGGAAGGAGCTGGAAACCGTGCACGGAAGGCTGGTTCAGCTGGTGGAGGATGAGAAATATCTGTCGGAACCAATCGCAGATGTATGGATCGCCGAGAATCCCAAGGGTGCTACGGTTTGGATTATTTTTAAATCTCACATACCTGACAGCAAGGCGAAGGAAATTTTCGATCAATTAAACAAGATCAGCCTCAAACAGCACCTGGGTTTCGGTAGCCAGATGTTGAAATTCGCCGTAAAGGAGCCGGGCTTCAGGGTGCTTAAAAGGGCGGGAAACTGCCCGTAAGGGACTTGGGTCAAGAACGGGATCAACGCTTTTTCGGATTCTTTAATCGCTCGATCACCCGGCTGCTGGAAACGAACTGTAACCCCGGTTAATCGACTATCTCTTCGGTTGTTCGCCGGGCTCGCCTGTTCCCTGCCACCTTCTTTCTATCGTCAAATTGTCAAGGACAGCTTCCCTTTCCCAACAGCACGGCCTGCCGGAGTTTATGCGTTTACACGCACCGGCCCCTTTTTCCCAATCGGATTGTCAACTTTCATTTTTGAGACCCGAACCCGCGGACCCCTTCCAGGGTTGCCGGCAACTCTTCCATGTGTTCATGCGTTTCATTCAGGTTGATGACTTTGCCCGTCAATCCGTGCCCCTCCGGGATGAATCAAGCGTCTCATTTCCGGATCGCAGTCGATTATGGAACGCGCCGTTACGGATTGAAGCTCCAGAAGTTCAAAATCGGCGAACTCGAAGCCCGGGGCCACGGTGCATCCCGCCAGAACGGTGTCTGACAAAGGTTCGGCCGCCTGCCAGGTTCCGGCCGGAACCACGTGACAGAAGCGGTTTTTTGCGACTGACAAGGTGACACGCTTCACCGGCGAATCCGTCCCGTCCCAGGTGTACAGCCGAATTCCCTCGCCCTGATAGAGGTTCCAGACTTCATCCGAAGATACCCTGTGGAAACGGCTGACCTCACCGGGATTCAGCGAGAAATAGATGTGAGTCATGGCCGGGCGGACTGTTCCCGCCGGGGTATGCACGCTTCTACCGGAGCGGAATATCTCACGGAAACGGCCGCCCTCCGGATGTTCGAGAAGATCTGTGGGTTTCATGTCGACATTCGCCTCTTCGCCTATTTCCTGAAATTAATGGTGTAGTTCTTTTCACTACCATAGAGTTTATCCAATCGGAAACCATGGGTTTCAGACAGGCGCCGGACCTCACCAATTGAGAGTTTGTCAGGGTCTCCCGCCAGCTCGGAAATGGAAAGGATACCTCCGGACTTGAGGATGCGGTGCATCTCACGCAGGTAGGCATCCTGATTCTCCACCTCGCCGATTACGGTCACCATGACAATGCGGTCAAACAC includes these proteins:
- a CDS encoding Fic family protein, with protein sequence MARGMSGEYVVSRVGGEEVRAFVPFPLPPQPPLDLSGSLNKKLEKAHLALGRLDSITSLLPEPGIFLYTYVRHEAVMSSQIEGTQSSLEQLMLFELNAAPGVPLNDVAEVSNYVAAMTHGMQLLKNGLPLCNRVLREMHVKMLAGGRGSSKSPGEFRRSQNWIGGIRPGKAHFVPPPPDRVEACMAEFERFLHADDLPFGTLVKAALAHVQFETIHPFLDGNGRIGRLLISFILHQEGVLAEPLLYPSLYFKQNRDEYFHRLDQVRSRGEWEGWLNFFLEGIERTAHNAVNTAHKLESLFQRDRGSIRKAGGQASSTLRVFNQLCRRPLLTISEVSKQTGLSAPTVTKAVNALIDLGIVRELTGKKRNRVFGYQGYITILNQCATEL
- a CDS encoding cupin domain-containing protein, which encodes MKPTDLLEHPEGGRFREIFRSGRSVHTPAGTVRPAMTHIYFSLNPGEVSRFHRVSSDEVWNLYQGEGIRLYTWDGTDSPVKRVTLSVAKNRFCHVVPAGTWQAAEPLSDTVLAGCTVAPGFEFADFELLELQSVTARSIIDCDPEMRRLIHPGGARIDGQSHQPE
- a CDS encoding methyltransferase domain-containing protein → MFDRIVMVTVIGEVENQDAYLREMHRILKSGGILSISELAGDPDKLSIGEVRRLSETHGFRLDKLYGSEKNYTINFRK